A single window of Sebastes umbrosus isolate fSebUmb1 chromosome 16, fSebUmb1.pri, whole genome shotgun sequence DNA harbors:
- the ldah gene encoding lipid droplet-associated hydrolase has product MDNMETPLRDEPQTDWVYCCGAVTEVLKFGSCQLQSGHNKVLLLIIPGNPGVVGFYRTFMQTLHSMFGYRHPVWAVSHAGHCAPPDSMDMVEDASSAEERDVFGLNGQIEHKLAFLRRHVPRETSLVLVGHSIGCYIILDMMKRDPELKVIKAIMLFPTIERMAQTPQGKVMTPVLCHMRYVAYLPLFLLSLLPEGLKASLIKLVLGGIRSLDHTVVQPTVGLLSGDCAANAMYMGGQEMKKVLERDNVTIEKHLEKLLFYYGATDHWCPVEYYHDIKRDFPHGDFRLCENGFRHAFVLDTGRQVAKMVFEWISGGLRT; this is encoded by the exons ATGGATAACATGGAGACACCCCTGAGGGACGAACCCCAGACGGACTGGGTCTACTGCTGTGGAGCCGTCACAGAGGTCCTCAAGTTTGGCTCCTGTCAGTTACAGTCTGGACACAACAAGGTGCTTCTTCTCATCATCCCAG GTAACCCAGGTGTAGTGGGCTTCTACAGAACCTTCATGCAAACACTTCACAGTATGTTTGGATACCGCCACCCAGTGTGGGCTGTGAGCCACGCTGGCCACTGTGCACCACCAGACTCCATGGACATGGTCGAAG ACGCATCCTCAGCAGAAGAGCGGGACGTGTTTGGTCTGAACGGGCAGATTGAACACAAGCTGGCCTTCCTCAGGAGACATGTCCCCAGAGAAACCAGTCTGGTGCTGGTGGGACACTCCATCGGTTGCTACATTATTCTGGACATGATGAAGAGAGATCCTGAACTCAAG GTCATTAAGGCCATCATGCTGTTCCCCACCATCGAGCGCATGGCTCAGACTCCTCAGGGGAAGGTCATGACCCCTGTGTTGTGTCACATGCGCTACGTGGCCTACCTGcctctcttcctgctctctctgctgCCTGAGGGACTCAAAGCCAGCCTGATCAAACTGGTGTTAGGTGGCATCCGCTCTCTGGACCACACCGTAGTCCAGCCCACTGTAGGTCTACTCAGTGGAGACTGTGCAG CCAATGCCATGTACATGGGGGGTCAGGAGATGAAGAAAGTTCTGGAAAGAGACAACGTAACCATCGAGAAACATCTTGAAAAG CTTCTGTTTTATTACGGAGCGACGGACCACTGGTGCCCTGTGGAGTATTATCACGACATCAAGCGGGACTTCCCTCACGGAGACTTCAGACTGTGTGAGAACGGGTTCCGCCACGCCTTCGTCCTGGATACAGGAAGACAAGTTGCCAAAATGGTGTTTGAATGGATCAGTGGAGGTTTGAGGACATGA
- the alkbh1 gene encoding nucleic acid dioxygenase ALKBH1: MAKMAVSLVESGEDAFRKIFKFYKRRNPPPDYSEVVDFSRGGPSDKIVPAVLDPCAVSDVEAASVGLQPVRDWRACGLQGYPGFIFISNPFLLGSQPFWVRQCLKNYPQKPNVCNLDMHMSPSDTQDIWGKSVHGLSCPPSGQRQPKTLLDRLRWVTLGYHYNWDTKTYSADRYTPFPADVHLLSSHITAACGFPGFNAEAGILNFYKSDSSLGIHVDESELDHSRPLLSFSFGQSAIFLLGGLHRQDPPTAMYMHSGDVMVMSGQSRLLYHAVPRILSAPRGHGALETDGCCRPASSLQDSTVVELVSEEDWAVCSRYIQSSRVNVTVRQVLGPGQSFPQTPSSHQRTAADQTVGYHDKAADGERAKRKRSGSCDSDDTVET, from the exons ATGGCCAAGATGGCGGTCTCCTTGGTGGAGAGTGGAGAAGATGCATTTAGAAAGATATTTAAGTTTTACAAGAGAAGAAACCCTCCGCCGGATTACAGCGAGGTCGTTGACTTCTCCAGAGGTGGACCGAGTGACAAG ATAGTTCCAGCTGTACTGGACCCTTGTGCAGTGAGTGATGTGGAGGCTGCCAGCGTTGGATTACAGCCCGTCAGAGACTGGAGAGCCTGCGGCCTGCAGGGCTACCCAG GGTTCATCTTCATCTCTAACCCGTTCCTGCTGGGCTCCCAGCCCTTCTGGGTCAGACAGTGTCTAAAGAACTACCCTCAGAAGCCCAATGTCTGCAACCTGGACATGCACATGTCTCCCTCTGACACCCAGGACATCTGGGGCAAGAGTGTTCATGGCCTCAG CTGTCCTCCCTCTGGACAGAGACAACCAAAGACTCTCCTTGACAGGCTGCGCTGGGTCACTCTGGGATATCATTACAACTGGGACACCAAG ACTTACTCTGCCGACCGTTACACTCCTTTCCCAGCTGATGTCCACTTGCTGTCCTCGCATATAACCGCTGCCTGCGGGTTCCCGGGGTTCAACGCAGAGGCTGGAATCCTCAACTTCTACAAATCAGATTCATCTCTGGGAATCCATGTGGATGAATCAGAACTAGATCACAGCCGACCGCTGCTGTCATTCAG TTTTGGGCAGTCAGCCATCTTCCTCCTGGGAGGCCTCCACAGACAGGACCCCCCCACCGCTATGTACATGCACAGCGGAGACGTGATGGTGATGTCGGGACAGAGCCGCCTCCTTTACCACGCCGTCCCACGCATCCTTTCAGCACCTCGGGGACACGGAGCTTTAGAGACAGACGGCTGCTGCCGCCCGGCCTCGTCCCTGCAGGACAGCACCGTGGTGGAGCTGGTGTCGGAGGAGGACTGGGCCGTGTGCTCCAGGTACATCCAGAGCTCCAGAGTGAATGTGACTGTCAGACAGGTGCTGGGGCCCGGGCAGAGCTTCCCACAAACACCTTCTTCTCACCAAAGGACTGCTGCAGACCAGACAGTGGGGTACCACGACAAAGcagcagacggagagagagcgaagaggaagaggagtggtAGCTGTGACTCTGATGATACTGTAGAGACATGA
- the LOC119504089 gene encoding SRA stem-loop-interacting RNA-binding protein, mitochondrial, whose protein sequence is MAAQTKKVFEVFVSKIPWTLAGKEMREYFGQFGAVKKCLLPFDKETGFHRGFCWVGFFSEEGLNNALQKDPHMLEGAKLQVQRNRRPFAGQRSNKESEDD, encoded by the exons ATGGCGGCGCAGACCAAGAAAGTGTTCGAGGTGTTCGTGTCTAAGATACCATGGACTCTAGCCGGCA AGGAGATGAGGGAGTACTTTGGACAGTTTGGAGCAGTGAAGAAGTGTCTTCTTCCATTT GATAAAGAAACTGGCTTCCACCGAGGCTTCTGCTGGGTGGGATTCTTCTCAGAGGAAGGACTGAACAATGCACTTCAGAAAGACCCACACATGCTGGAGGGAGCAAAG ctccAGGTTCAGAGGAACAGACGGCCATTTGCAGGGCAGAGGTCAAACAAAGAGAGTGAAGACGACTGA